In the Mailhella massiliensis genome, one interval contains:
- the xerA gene encoding site-specific tyrosine recombinase/integron integrase, whose amino-acid sequence MLSVSDAVRQVERMMVTTLDGTQMRRLHDALIECFVEQTVERHKRLGNTELLEAFLDAKRLEGCSGRSLKYYRSTLVRFVGTLDSSLVLATTEQIRSYLGGYGEKSGAGNVTIDNVRRIISSFFSWLEAEDYIYKSPARRIKKIRTVKTVKETYSDEVIELMRDGCTTKRDLAIVDLLSSTGIRVGELVNLDREDIDFEARECIVLGKGGKERRVYFDARTKLHLVEYLAERNDDNPALFVSLCNPNRRLQISGVEIRLRELGRRLGICRVHPHKFRRTLATRAIDKGMPIEQVQVLLGHQKIDTTLRYAMVDQRNVRMSHRRYIA is encoded by the coding sequence CTGCACGATGCGCTCATTGAGTGCTTCGTTGAGCAGACCGTCGAGCGTCATAAACGCCTCGGCAACACTGAACTCCTCGAGGCGTTTCTCGATGCTAAACGCCTCGAGGGTTGTTCTGGTCGTTCTCTTAAGTACTACCGGAGTACGCTTGTGAGGTTTGTGGGCACGCTCGACAGTTCTCTCGTGCTGGCTACAACCGAGCAGATCCGCTCATATCTGGGCGGTTATGGAGAAAAGAGCGGCGCTGGTAACGTGACAATCGACAACGTTAGGCGCATCATATCGAGTTTTTTCTCATGGCTTGAAGCGGAGGATTATATCTATAAGAGCCCCGCTCGCCGAATTAAGAAGATTCGAACGGTAAAGACAGTAAAAGAGACTTATTCCGATGAAGTAATTGAGCTGATGCGTGATGGCTGCACGACAAAGCGCGACCTCGCAATTGTCGACTTACTGTCATCAACGGGTATTCGCGTGGGAGAGTTAGTGAACCTCGACCGTGAGGACATCGACTTCGAGGCAAGAGAGTGCATCGTTTTGGGAAAAGGCGGAAAGGAGCGTCGCGTCTACTTTGATGCACGAACGAAGCTTCATTTAGTCGAGTATCTTGCGGAGCGCAACGATGATAATCCGGCTCTGTTCGTCTCGCTCTGCAATCCTAATAGAAGGCTGCAAATTAGCGGGGTGGAGATACGGCTTCGCGAATTAGGACGGCGTCTGGGCATTTGTCGTGTCCATCCCCATAAGTTTAGGAGGACGCTTGCAACGCGCGCTATTGATAAAGGCATGCCCATCGAACAGGTTCAAGTGCTGCTAGGGCATCAAAAGATCGATACGACGCTCAGGTATGCAATGGTCGATCAGCGTAACGTTCGGATGTCGCATCGAAGGTACATCGCATAA
- a CDS encoding restriction endonuclease subunit S produces the protein MTMHDGIIAQSERFKKAIASKDVSSYKVVYPGQLVVGFPIDEGVINVQGFDEPGIMSPAYNIWNIDASIIFPDYLDLALHGPGCMAYYADKMRGTTARRRTLTSDSLTAMSVPLPDINQQKHIVGIFDAVRVQMNACRHQLSLLDDLVKSRFVEMFGDPAASPKFETCRVEDIADVFVGVVVKPKQYYADDSKNAVKAFRSLNVGEMHIRDNDWVYFTQEGNQAASKSILKSGDILIVRSGYPGTSCIVSSEYEGCNAIDLIIARIKDDGVLPEFLAAFNNSTRMKDLIERMSVGSAQKHFNVGFYKQVEIPLPPIEIQREYLAFQHRVDKSRFVVQQQVVKYNDVIASSGIAIIGRDELV, from the coding sequence ATGACCATGCACGATGGAATCATTGCGCAATCGGAGCGTTTCAAGAAGGCGATCGCTTCGAAAGATGTTAGCTCATACAAAGTCGTCTATCCTGGCCAGCTCGTTGTTGGCTTTCCAATAGATGAGGGCGTGATTAATGTTCAGGGGTTTGATGAGCCTGGAATCATGAGTCCCGCCTACAACATTTGGAATATTGACGCGAGTATTATCTTCCCGGACTACCTTGATCTTGCGCTGCACGGACCTGGCTGCATGGCATATTACGCTGACAAGATGAGGGGAACCACTGCTCGACGCCGCACCCTGACGTCAGATAGCCTAACTGCAATGAGCGTACCGCTTCCAGACATCAACCAACAGAAACATATCGTTGGTATCTTCGATGCCGTCAGAGTACAGATGAATGCGTGCCGCCATCAGCTCTCTCTACTCGACGATCTGGTCAAATCCCGCTTTGTCGAGATGTTCGGGGATCCTGCTGCCTCGCCAAAATTCGAAACATGCCGAGTCGAGGATATTGCGGACGTGTTTGTTGGCGTCGTAGTTAAGCCGAAACAGTATTATGCGGATGATTCGAAAAACGCTGTAAAAGCTTTTCGTTCGCTTAACGTTGGGGAGATGCACATTCGCGATAACGATTGGGTCTATTTCACCCAAGAGGGCAATCAAGCAGCTTCGAAATCCATTCTAAAGAGTGGGGACATATTGATTGTTAGATCAGGGTATCCCGGAACTTCGTGTATCGTTTCTTCTGAATATGAGGGATGCAATGCCATTGACTTAATCATAGCCAGAATTAAAGATGACGGAGTACTACCCGAGTTTCTTGCGGCGTTTAACAACAGCACCCGTATGAAGGATTTGATTGAGCGAATGTCCGTTGGATCCGCACAGAAGCATTTCAATGTCGGATTCTATAAACAAGTTGAGATTCCTTTGCCGCCGATTGAAATTCAGAGGGAATACTTGGCATTCCAGCACCGAGTCGACAAATCGCGGTTTGTCGTTCAACAACAGGTGGTTAAGTATAATGACGTTATTGCATCCAGTGGAATTGCGATTATCGGGCGGGACGAGTTGGTATGA